Proteins encoded by one window of Methanomicrobiales archaeon:
- the twy1 gene encoding 4-demethylwyosine synthase TYW1: protein MRSAPCDPLRRQGYQFLSPGSSAAVKPCLWCKRALKGGDFCYKHQFYGIESHRCIQMTPTLRCTQRCLFCWRSFEHEPQEEVECPPQAIADGVVHLQRRALSGYKPSPYVTEERFRQAMEPRHVAISLAGEPTCYSRLPELVDLFNARGYTTFLVSNGTRPQVLAECRPFQLYVSLDAPDRETYLRLCRPREDCWDAVQESLGLLSGRRSAVRITLVRGWNDRLPERYAAMLDESGPTYAEVKGYMYLGSSRNRLNRDTMPDHHHVRAFADAIAEHSEYQVQDENPLSRVVLMGRSR from the coding sequence ATGCGCTCCGCTCCATGTGATCCGCTGCGGCGGCAGGGCTACCAGTTCCTCTCCCCCGGCTCGTCCGCTGCGGTCAAACCCTGCCTCTGGTGCAAGCGCGCCCTGAAAGGCGGGGACTTCTGCTACAAACACCAGTTCTACGGCATCGAGAGCCACCGCTGCATCCAGATGACGCCGACGCTCCGCTGCACGCAGCGGTGCCTCTTCTGCTGGCGCTCCTTCGAGCACGAGCCGCAGGAGGAGGTGGAGTGCCCGCCGCAGGCGATCGCGGACGGGGTGGTGCACCTCCAGCGGCGCGCCCTCTCGGGCTACAAACCCTCCCCCTACGTCACGGAGGAGCGGTTCCGCCAGGCGATGGAGCCCCGCCACGTGGCCATATCGCTGGCGGGGGAGCCCACCTGCTACTCCCGGCTGCCGGAGCTCGTCGACCTCTTCAACGCGCGGGGGTATACGACGTTCCTGGTCTCGAACGGCACCCGACCGCAGGTGCTGGCCGAGTGCAGACCGTTCCAGCTCTACGTCTCCCTGGACGCTCCCGACCGGGAGACCTACCTGCGGCTCTGCCGTCCGCGGGAGGACTGCTGGGACGCGGTGCAGGAGAGCCTCGGGCTGCTCTCCGGCCGCCGCTCGGCGGTTCGCATCACCCTGGTGCGGGGCTGGAACGACCGCCTGCCGGAGCGGTATGCGGCGATGCTGGATGAATCGGGCCCGACATACGCGGAAGTGAAAGGATATATGTATCTCGGATCCAGTAGAAATCGTCTGAACAGGGATACCATGCCGGATCACCACCATGTGCGTGCCTTCGCGGACGCGATCGCCGAGCACTCGGAGTACCAGGTGCAGGACGAGAACCCTCTCTCCCGGGTCGTCCTGATGGGGCGGTCGCGATGA
- the sepS gene encoding O-phosphoserine--tRNA ligase, producing the protein MRFDVNAWRSRSRDNFEAAWHEGPSVMTPPAMNERYPRRKYRRGIEHPVFGTVRRLRECYLSMGFDEAANPVMVEEQDVYRQFGPEAMAVLDRVFYLGGLPRPNVGISRARLDRIEAILERKVGESAENALRETLHAYKKAEIDGDDLVHAIAGVLASDDATVVRILDEVFPEFRELAPEPSRMTLRSHMTSGWFITLGQIWERQPHPIRLFSVDRCFRREQQEGPTRLMTYHSASCVVAGEDVTNEEGKAVSEALLSAFGFTGFRFRPDEKRSKYYMPDTQTEVYARHPALDWVEVATFGMYSPSALAEYGIGVPVMNLGLGVERLAMIIHGANDMRKLSYPQFFPPELSDRDLAEAVRLREEPRTIPGRELAAAIAAAAAAHGAEPGPCSISAWSGILGDHQVEVFVEEPESNAKLCGPACQNEIFVHQGSILGVPDTEKWAAVRREGTPTGITYLDAVAWLAAARIEAMARCGASTTVQVKMARTPADINLLVAEHAVRFITDHKKKIDVRGPVFLTVRSSVQDLEVETRGA; encoded by the coding sequence ATGAGATTCGACGTGAACGCCTGGCGGAGCCGCTCGAGGGACAACTTCGAGGCGGCCTGGCACGAGGGCCCCTCGGTGATGACTCCGCCCGCCATGAACGAGCGCTACCCCCGCCGGAAGTACCGCCGCGGGATCGAGCACCCCGTCTTCGGGACGGTGCGGCGCCTGCGGGAGTGCTACCTCTCGATGGGGTTCGACGAGGCGGCGAATCCCGTCATGGTCGAGGAGCAGGACGTCTACCGCCAGTTCGGCCCGGAGGCGATGGCGGTGCTCGACCGGGTCTTCTACCTGGGCGGCCTGCCCCGCCCCAACGTCGGGATCTCGCGCGCCAGGCTGGATAGGATCGAGGCCATCCTGGAGCGGAAGGTCGGGGAGAGCGCCGAGAACGCGCTCCGCGAGACTCTGCATGCCTACAAGAAGGCGGAGATCGACGGGGACGATCTGGTCCATGCGATCGCGGGTGTCCTCGCGTCGGACGACGCCACCGTCGTGCGCATCCTGGACGAGGTCTTCCCCGAGTTCCGCGAGCTCGCGCCCGAACCTTCCCGCATGACGCTGCGCAGCCACATGACGAGCGGCTGGTTCATCACGCTCGGGCAGATCTGGGAGCGCCAGCCGCACCCGATCCGCCTCTTCTCGGTGGACCGCTGCTTCCGGCGGGAGCAGCAGGAGGGTCCGACCCGCCTCATGACCTACCACTCCGCCTCCTGCGTGGTCGCGGGGGAGGATGTGACGAACGAGGAGGGGAAAGCGGTCTCCGAGGCGCTCCTCTCGGCGTTCGGGTTCACCGGCTTCCGCTTCCGCCCCGACGAGAAGCGCTCCAAGTACTACATGCCGGACACCCAGACCGAGGTGTACGCACGCCACCCCGCCCTGGACTGGGTGGAGGTGGCGACGTTCGGGATGTACTCCCCCTCCGCGCTCGCGGAGTACGGCATCGGTGTCCCCGTGATGAACCTCGGTCTCGGGGTGGAGCGGCTCGCCATGATCATCCACGGCGCGAACGATATGCGGAAGCTCTCCTACCCCCAGTTCTTCCCGCCGGAACTCTCCGACCGCGATCTCGCCGAGGCGGTGCGGCTCCGCGAGGAGCCGCGGACGATCCCGGGGCGGGAACTCGCCGCCGCGATCGCGGCGGCGGCCGCCGCCCACGGTGCCGAACCGGGGCCCTGCAGCATCTCCGCCTGGAGCGGCATCCTGGGGGACCATCAGGTCGAGGTCTTCGTGGAGGAGCCGGAGTCCAACGCGAAGCTCTGCGGGCCGGCATGCCAGAACGAGATCTTCGTGCACCAGGGGAGCATCCTCGGTGTACCGGACACCGAGAAGTGGGCTGCCGTGCGGCGGGAGGGGACGCCGACGGGCATCACCTACCTGGACGCGGTGGCGTGGCTCGCCGCCGCCCGCATCGAGGCGATGGCCCGCTGCGGGGCGTCCACGACGGTGCAGGTGAAGATGGCCCGCACGCCGGCGGACATCAACCTGCTCGTCGCCGAGCACGCGGTGCGGTTCATCACCGACCACAAGAAGAAGATCGACGTGCGGGGCCCTGTCTTCCTGACGGTCCGCTCCAGCGTGCAGGACCTGGAGGTCGAGACCCGAGGAGCCTGA
- a CDS encoding KUP/HAK/KT family potassium transporter, translating into MGLVFGDIGTSPIYTLAVIFLLLEPTPSNVMGILSLLIWTLIVLITVEYTWLAMSLGMKGEGGTIVLRELLLSHLKSRTAIAIVSSMSIIGVALLIGDGVITPAISILSAVEGIVLIPGFETTGETMLILIAAIIAIALFSIQRSGTERVAWTFGPIVAVWFLALAVSGVIAILQAPAVILAINPYYAIQFLLNGGWPAFFILSAVILVATGGEALYADMGHLGRAPIVRAWYLVFFALVLNYLGQGAFLLAHPDVHLVLFEMIYSISPLIYVPFLILSIAATVIASQAMISGIFSIVYQGITTRMLPMLKIDYLSAELRSQIYIDSVNWLLLFSVLIVMFQFRSSASLAAAYGLAVTGTMTITGIMLTCIFFLRRQIVLGLVGIGVTLVDLGFFLAATSKIPTGAYFALIIATVPLGIILIYLAGQKRIFRALRPMELPRFLETYCKLYRDPDVPKIRGTALFFARNTQQLPPYIPLTMFTNNIIYEDNIIISVRILDNPFGLKSGFREILAPGLRVFEIQIGYMEVAEIMQILHKAGIQEKTIFYGLEDIVTNNLVWKIFSAIKRLTPSFVQFYKLPADKIHGVVTRVEM; encoded by the coding sequence ATGGGCCTCGTCTTCGGGGACATCGGCACGAGCCCCATCTACACGCTGGCCGTGATCTTCCTGCTGCTGGAGCCCACGCCCTCGAACGTGATGGGCATCCTCTCCCTTCTCATCTGGACGCTGATCGTGCTGATCACGGTCGAATACACCTGGCTGGCGATGAGCCTGGGGATGAAGGGCGAGGGCGGGACGATCGTGCTCCGCGAACTGCTGCTCTCCCACCTCAAGTCCCGCACGGCGATCGCCATCGTCTCTTCGATGAGCATCATCGGCGTCGCGCTCCTGATCGGCGACGGGGTGATCACGCCGGCGATCAGCATCCTCTCGGCGGTGGAGGGGATCGTGCTGATCCCGGGCTTCGAGACCACCGGCGAGACGATGCTCATCCTGATCGCCGCCATCATCGCGATCGCCCTCTTCTCCATCCAGCGGAGCGGCACCGAACGGGTGGCCTGGACGTTCGGCCCCATCGTGGCGGTCTGGTTCCTGGCGCTCGCCGTCTCGGGCGTGATCGCGATCCTGCAGGCGCCTGCGGTGATCCTGGCCATCAACCCCTACTACGCCATCCAGTTCCTGCTGAATGGCGGCTGGCCGGCGTTTTTCATTCTTTCCGCCGTCATCCTGGTCGCGACGGGGGGCGAGGCCCTCTACGCGGACATGGGACACCTGGGGCGGGCTCCGATCGTCCGCGCCTGGTACCTGGTCTTCTTCGCCCTGGTCCTGAACTACCTGGGGCAGGGGGCGTTCCTGCTCGCACATCCCGATGTCCACCTCGTCCTCTTCGAGATGATCTACAGCATCTCCCCCCTGATCTACGTGCCGTTCCTGATCCTCTCCATTGCCGCGACCGTGATCGCCTCGCAGGCGATGATCAGCGGCATCTTCTCCATCGTCTACCAGGGCATCACCACCCGCATGCTGCCCATGCTCAAGATCGACTACTTGTCCGCCGAACTCCGCTCCCAGATCTACATCGACTCGGTGAACTGGCTTCTCCTCTTCTCGGTGCTGATCGTCATGTTCCAGTTCCGCTCCTCGGCCAGCCTGGCCGCCGCCTACGGCCTGGCCGTCACGGGGACGATGACGATCACCGGCATCATGCTCACCTGCATCTTCTTCCTGCGGCGGCAGATCGTCCTCGGGCTCGTGGGCATCGGGGTGACCCTGGTGGACCTCGGCTTCTTCCTGGCCGCCACCTCCAAGATCCCGACGGGTGCGTACTTCGCCCTCATCATCGCCACGGTGCCCCTCGGGATCATCCTGATCTACCTCGCCGGTCAGAAGAGGATCTTCCGGGCGCTCCGCCCCATGGAACTGCCGCGGTTCCTGGAAACCTACTGCAAACTCTACCGCGACCCGGACGTCCCGAAGATCCGGGGCACCGCGCTCTTCTTCGCACGGAACACCCAGCAGCTGCCGCCCTACATCCCGCTGACGATGTTCACGAACAACATCATCTACGAGGACAACATCATCATCTCCGTCCGCATCCTGGACAATCCCTTCGGCCTGAAGAGCGGCTTTAGAGAGATCCTGGCCCCCGGGCTCCGCGTCTTCGAGATCCAGATAGGCTACATGGAAGTGGCGGAGATCATGCAGATACTGCACAAAGCGGGGATCCAGGAGAAGACCATCTTCTACGGGCTCGAGGATATCGTCACGAACAACCTGGTCTGGAAGATCTTCTCGGCCATCAAGCGGCTGACGCCCTCCTTCGTCCAGTTCTACAAGCTGCCGGCCGACAAGATCCATGGCGTGGTCACGCGGGTGGAGATGTGA
- a CDS encoding nucleoside-triphosphatase, whose product MRRKNLLVTGRPGIGKTTLIRRLAGELRPWRPIGFYTEEIREGGMRKGFELVSLSGERGLLAHTDLESRYHVGKYRVDTLALEQFVGGIPLSDPDVRVIVIDEIGPMEILSWVFRRTVEKVLDAPPVCIATAAYRGDRFIDGIKQRPDVRIYEMTRENRSRLLAEIRADAVALLGEPPA is encoded by the coding sequence ATGAGGAGGAAGAACCTGCTCGTCACGGGGAGGCCCGGCATCGGCAAGACCACACTCATCCGCAGGCTCGCCGGGGAGCTGCGCCCCTGGCGCCCGATCGGGTTCTACACCGAGGAGATCCGGGAAGGGGGGATGCGGAAGGGGTTCGAGCTGGTGAGCCTCTCGGGGGAGAGAGGTCTCCTCGCCCATACCGATCTCGAGAGCCGCTACCACGTCGGGAAGTACCGGGTGGACACCCTGGCGCTGGAGCAGTTCGTCGGCGGCATACCCCTCTCCGACCCGGACGTGCGGGTGATCGTCATCGACGAGATCGGACCGATGGAGATCCTCTCCTGGGTGTTCCGGCGGACCGTCGAGAAGGTGCTCGACGCGCCGCCCGTCTGCATCGCGACGGCGGCGTACCGCGGGGACCGCTTCATCGACGGGATCAAGCAGCGCCCCGACGTCCGCATCTATGAGATGACCCGGGAGAACCGCAGCCGTCTCCTCGCCGAGATCCGCGCGGATGCCGTCGCGCTGCTGGGCGAGCCCCCGGCATAG
- a CDS encoding archaemetzincin family Zn-dependent metalloprotease, whose protein sequence is MAIRIVPIGSVDPGVLRMLQAELGRRFGQEVTIGTPVPLPDGAFDPRRGQYAAGILLNAAAERSPAADLDRTLAVADVDLYVPDLNFVFGLAARRTALFSLHRLRQSFYGRAEDRDLFHRRALTEAVHELGHTYGLPHSPDLHCVMYFSNTIADTDRKGAEFCEEDRKRLVRLGVIR, encoded by the coding sequence GTGGCTATCCGGATCGTGCCGATCGGATCCGTCGATCCCGGCGTTCTCCGCATGCTGCAGGCGGAGCTGGGCAGGAGATTCGGCCAGGAGGTGACGATCGGAACGCCCGTCCCCCTCCCGGACGGCGCCTTCGATCCCCGGAGAGGGCAGTACGCGGCCGGGATCCTCCTGAACGCGGCAGCGGAGAGGAGCCCTGCCGCGGACCTGGACCGCACCCTCGCGGTCGCGGACGTCGACCTGTACGTGCCGGATCTCAACTTCGTGTTCGGGCTCGCCGCCCGCAGAACGGCGCTCTTCTCCCTCCACCGCCTGCGCCAGTCCTTCTACGGCCGCGCGGAGGACCGCGATCTCTTCCACAGGAGAGCCCTCACAGAGGCGGTCCACGAACTCGGGCACACCTACGGCCTCCCCCACTCTCCGGATCTGCACTGCGTGATGTACTTCTCCAACACCATCGCGGATACCGACCGCAAGGGGGCGGAGTTCTGCGAGGAGGATCGGAAGCGCCTGGTGCGGCTGGGGGTCATCCGATGA